The DNA segment CAATTGAAAATATGCAAGGTCAAGGATACGACGGTTCTAGAAATATGCGGGGAGAATGAAATGGATTACAAGCATTATTCCTCAAAGATTGTCCGTTTGCATATTATATTCATTGTTTTGCTCACTGACTGCAACTTACTTTAGTTGGAGCAGCTAAAGAGGTATCAGATGTAtgacttatttttttttcaaattgagTTCAATTGTCAAATTTGTGGGTTCTTCTTCAAAGAGACATTCTCAATTGAAATCAATTCAAGAAGATGAAATCATTGATTTGATAACATCTGGAGAGCTTGGGACTAGAACTGGAGTTAATCAAGCTACTACTTTTCAACGACCCGTATCTACTCGTTGGAGTTCACATTACACTCCTGTTATCCTGGTTATTGAATTATTTGGTTCAATTTGTACATTTCTAGAAGATCTCATGGGGGAAAAGACGGAAAGTTGACCTTTAGCATAGTGCAGAGGCTAAAGGTTTTCTTAAAGTGATGATGACATTTGATTTTGTGTTTATCTTGTTGTTGATGAATAGAGTTTTGAAAACATCTGATATGTTGTGCCACGCATTGCAACGAAAAAATAAAGACATTTTGAATGCAATGAGTTTAGTCGCTACTACAAAATTGCTTTTCCAGAAAATGCGAGATGATGAATGGGAAGATTTTCTGTGGAGTGTGAATAATTTTTGTGATACTCATGACATTGCAGTGCCTGATTTGACTGATCGTTATATTGAAGGTACtgataggttacacctaaaaattcaactgggcctgagcccaatcatgaaggtccattccaaatatttttcaggcccaagcttatttaaatattatatatatttaattcaagcaagCCCTGAATTCTataaaagcccataagaggctcaagcccgtgaaactctccgaatatctataaatagctcaagtcacctcattattaaggtacactcTTTCTTTAGCACTATATTGCTCTACTCttgattattattccttgagtaataactgacttgagcgtcggagtgccttcgccgggaaccctcccggctcctctgattttgttttgtgacgtaggaacaacccactgaagatctccaCCGGGAACATACAAGGATCCGTTGATACTCCagactttgcggaagcaacgtgtcatatataagtgatttttggctacatcagcttggcgccgtcCGTGGGAACCCGTTCACTACGTCATTGAGAACacatattacttcaaaaatgTCTCAAGAAAATATTAACAATGGAAACGTACCGCCGAGTATTACTCTCACCCGTGAAGACTTGACTGCGCTAATGGAAAACACAGCCGCACTCGCAGCAAAAGATGCAGTTGCTCAGTACCTAGAAACCCGCAAGCACAAAAGCAGCAAGAAAAAGGCTCAGACTGAAGGCTCGTCATCTCTTGACCCTAATAACGGAGACCCAAATAAAGATAAATCTAAAGTGAATGATAAAGATCAAGGGgggaccaagaaaaatactactcagAAAGACGGTGAAGCAAGTGTTCACACAGTTCATGACATTTCTGGCGAAAACAAGATCACTAATCCAGCTCGGAAGGATGGATCTCGCACACATGTAACTGGAGAGAATATGTCCGCAATTTTGCCGTCACGCCGAAGCCCCTTCACTGATGACATATTATCTGAAGCATTACCAAAGGGAGTCAAAATCTCCAGCTtacctgagttcgatggaacAAGTGACCCCCAAGACCATATTGACAAATTCTGCGTGAAAGCGGATTTGTATGATATCACAGATGCTGCATACTGTAAAATTTTCCGAACAACATTATCAGGAAGAGCACTCACATGGTTCAACAAGTTACCCTCTGGATCTATTGCCAATTTGGAGCAACTTACTGACTGCTTCATCCagcaattctcaattaacaaaaaatacccAAAAACAGCAGCATATTTGTTCACAGTCATTCAAAAAGAAGGAGAATGTTTGAGGGACTATGTTCGGCGATTTACTCATGCGGTGCACGAAGTCTTACACGTGAACCATGATTTGTTAGCTGGAATAATGCAACAAAACTTGCGCCATCGGAAGTTCAAGGAATCAATAGCGGGAAGGCCGCCCAAAAACCTAGAGGAATTACTGGAAAGAGCTGAGAAATACATTCGGGTTGAAGAATCTATTGAACCACACTACCTgaataaaagaaagagagaagaagaTAAACCAGATATTAGAAAGCGAGACGAGAAGCGAACAGCACAGAGCCCCCGTCTCCAGAATACACCCCTCAATGCACGTCTGACCGATATACTGGTAGTGGCTGAAAAACAAGGATTGTTGCGACCCCCTCGCCCAATGCAGAATAACCCAAAGCGCCAACGTTCGGAAAAGTATTGTCATTTTCATAAAGATAAAGGCCATACTACAGAAGATTGCTTCAGTTTGCGAGCAGAAATTGAAAAACTCATAAAGCGCGGACATTTGGGAAATTTTGTGGACAAGTCCCGCGGTGAAAAACGAGATGACAGGCGTCGAGACGAACAACCAAAACATGACTATCAAAAGCGCCATGACGAAACTGGAAAACAGCATGAACGAGCGGATGAAAATTTGCCCTCGGGAGGGGTAATCGCCGTAATCACTGGGGGGCCTGCTTGTGGCGACTCGAACAATGCAAGAAAAGCTCTTCTGCGAGCAGCAAAAGGAACCAACAATTTATCCAGCCCCACATCCTTGTCAATATGTGAAGTTGGAACCATCCAAGATGGATTATCATTCAGTGACAAAGATCTGAAGAACCCTCGGGGTACCCATAATGATGCTTTAATCATCTCAGCCACAATCTCCAATTTTTGGGTAAAGAAAATTCTAGTGGATTTAGGAAGTTCGGTcgacataatttttcatgatgCATTCGTCAAGTTGGGTATTAGTAATGCACAGTTAACTCCAGTCAACACTCCACTAATCGGATTTTCCGGAGAAATAGTTGAAGCTTTGGGAGAGGTAACGCTTCCTCTATCCTTGGGTTCTTACCCCAAGCGGTCTACTAAGATGGTGAAATTCCTTGTGGTAAAAGCTTCATCGGCGTACAATGTGATATTGGGACGACAAAGTCTCAATATATTCCAAGCCATCGGATCGACATATCATATGAAGTTGAAGTTTCCGACTCCAGGAGAAGTAGGAGAAGCCCTTGGTGATCATCGTCTAGCTAGATAGTGTCATGTAGTGACTCTGCGGGGTTCGTCAAAAAATCGGAAAAGACAAGTCTCTAGTGAGGAAAAACCACCAAAACCCGGAAAGCTTTTGCGTGAAAATGGAATACATTTGGTGGATGAAGAAGCTGAGAGCAAAGAGAGAATAACAGCAACCGAAACTCTGAAACATGTGGCAATCATTCCAACTGATCCCAAGAAAACCCTAAAGATCGGGACCGAATTACCTCCTGAGCTGGAAGAGaagttgaaaaattttcttggtCGCAATTTGGACGTGTTTGCTTGGGGTGATGAGCATCTGCCAGGAATACCTCATGAATATGCGCTTCATCACCTCCGTGTTGATCCGAAAATGAGACCggtgaagcaaaagaaaagagcaTTTGGTCCAGAGAAAAATCGGCATATAGCCGCGGAAGTGGAGAAACTCTTAGTGGCAAAGTACATCAGGCCAGTTTCATACCCAGATTGGCTTGCAAATGTGGTTTTAGTACCGAAACCTGGAGGAAAGTGACGTTTGTGTATAGATTTCACTGATCTCAACAAAGCATGCCCCAAAGATCCGTTTTCACTCCCTCGAATTGACTTGTTATTCGATTCGACAGCAGGATGCGAGCTGCTCACTTTTCTTGATGCATATCAAGGATACAATCAGATCGGCCTAGCGCCAGAAGACCAGGAAAAAGAAAGTTTCATCACTGATCGAGGAATTTATTGTTATGAtgtaatgccgtttggtttgaaaaATGCTGGAGCTACCTATCAGCGTCTGGTAAATACCATGTTCGAACACTTGATCGGGCGTAACATGaaagtttatatagatgacatgctCGTCAAAAGTATTCAAGCATCTAATCATTTGGAAGATCTTGAGGAATGTTTCAGTATACTCAGAAAATACAGGATGAAACTTAATCCGGATAAATGCACTTTTGGTGTACGAGGAGGTAAATTTCTCGGTTATATggtgtcagaacgaggaatagaGGCCAACCCTGAAAAAATCAAAGCAATTTTAAACATGAATCCTCCGAAGAGTGTAAAAGGCATCCAAGAATTGACAGGAGGTTTGGCCGCCCTCAACCGATTTATCTCAAGATCCGCAGACAAGGGTTTACCATTTTTCAAaatgttgaggagtgggaagggTTTTCAATGGACAGAAGAGTGTCAGCAAGCATTTGACGAGTTGAAAGTGCATCTGACCTCTCCACCGTTGTTGGTAAAACCAAACGAAGGTGACACCCTGTTGATTTATCTGGCAATATCTGCGGAGGCGGTAAGTGCAGTATTGGTCTCTGAAGTAGGACGTGAGCACAAACCAGTTTATTATATCAGTCGAACTTTACACGGagcagaattaagatatacaaAAATCGAGAAACTGGCACTGGCTTTGGTAATTGCAGCGAGAAAATTACGTCCTTACTTTCActctcatccaataattgtactcACCAATCATCCTCTCAAACAAATTATCTCGAGTCCTGAAGCATCAGGAAGAATGGTTAAGTGGGCTGTTGAACTGAGCCAATATGGAATTGAATATCGCCCGCGTCCAGCGATTAAAGCACAAATTCTGGCTAATTTTCTAGTAGAAATGACAGTAACTCAAGAAGAAAGCTCCACCCAAACATGGATGGTTTA comes from the Henckelia pumila isolate YLH828 chromosome 1, ASM3356847v2, whole genome shotgun sequence genome and includes:
- the LOC140865267 gene encoding uncharacterized protein is translated as MSAILPSRRSPFTDDILSEALPKGVKISSLPEFDGTSDPQDHIDKFCVKADLYDITDAAYCKIFRTTLSGRALTWFNKLPSGSIANLEQLTDCFIQQFSINKKYPKTAAYLFTVIQKEGECLRDYVRRFTHAVHEVLHVNHDLLAGIMQQNLRHRKFKESIAGRPPKNLEELLERAEKYIRVEESIEPHYLNKRKREEDKPDIRKRDEKRTAQSPRLQNTPLNARLTDILVVAEKQGLLRPPRPMQNNPKRQRSEKYCHFHKDKGHTTEDCFSLRAEIEKLIKRGHLGNFVDKSRGEKRDDRRRDEQPKHDYQKRHDETGKQHERADENLPSGGVIAVITGGPACGDSNNARKALLRAAKGTNNLSSPTSLSICEVGTIQDGLSFSDKDLKNPRGTHNDALIISATISNFWVKKILVDLGSSVDIIFHDAFVKLGISNAQLTPVNTPLIGFSGEIVEALGEVTLPLSLGSYPKRSTKMVKFLVVKASSAYNVILGRQMTLRGSSKNRKRQVSSEEKPPKPGKLLRENGIHLVDEEAESKERITATETLKHVAIIPTDPKKTLKIGTELPPELEEKLKNFLGRNLDVFAWGDEHLPGIPHEYALHHLRVDPKMRPVKQKKRAFGPEKNRHIAAEVEKLLVAKYIRPVSYPDWLANVVLVPKPGGK